One window from the genome of Magnolia sinica isolate HGM2019 chromosome 4, MsV1, whole genome shotgun sequence encodes:
- the LOC131244302 gene encoding laccase-7-like translates to MLRIINAALNNELFFKIAGHNLTVVAIDATYTEPYITDVVVVAPGRTTDVLLLANGPPGSYYIAASPYASAPIQFDNTTTTAILHYNSSTSVAAPLMLVLPAFNDTPTAHRFYSSLTALRSWSPKVPLDVDEHMKSASARSEHEQRVFSAAQHAIDAAGAL, encoded by the exons ATGCTGCGAATCATCAATGCTGCACTCAATAATGAACTCTTCTTCAAAATCGCTGGCCACAATCTGACGGTCGTGGCCATTGATGCAACCTACACTGAGCCATACATCACCGACGTTGTTGTCGTGGCCCCTGGCCGGACCACCGATGTCCTGCTCTTAGCAAATGGCCCACCTGGGTCCTACTACATAGCGGCCAGCCCTTATGCGAGCGCTCCCATACAGTTCGATAACACGACTACCACCGCCATCCTCCACTACAACAGCTCCACGTCAGTAGCAGCGCCTCTGATGCTGGTCCTACCTGCATTCAACGACACTCCAACGGCACACCGGTTCTACAGCAGCCTCACCGCCTTGCGTAGTTGGAGCCCCAAAGTGCCTCTCGACGTGGACGAGCACAT gaaatccgcgtccgctcgCAGCGAGCATGAACAACGCGTCTTTTCGGCTGCCCAACACGCTATCGATGCTGCAGGCGCACTTTAG
- the LOC131243903 gene encoding laccase-7-like yields MVFQNTAILGVENHPIHLHGFDFFVLAQGFGNYDNATQRSMFNLVNPQLRNTIVVPVGGWAVVRFIANNPGVWLMHCHLDVHLSWGSSTAFVIDNGPTASSTLPPPPLDLPRC; encoded by the exons ATGGTGTTTCAGAATACGGCGATACTCGGGGTGGAGAATCATCCGATCCATCTGCATGGGTTTGATTTCTTCGTGCTCGCGCAGGGGTTCGGAAATTACGATAATGCCACGCAGCGGAGCATGTTCAATTTGGTAAACCCGCAGCTGCGGAACACCATAGTTGTTCCCGTCGGAGGATGGGCTGTCGTCAGATTCATTGCCAACAATCCCG GTGTATGGCTGATGCATTGCCACCTGGATGTCCACCTGTCATGGGGCTCATCAACGGCTTTCGTAATAGATAATGGGCCCACCGCTTCATCAACGCTACCTCCACCACCGCTCGATCTCCCTCGTTGCTAG